The Bartonella sp. HY328 genome contains the following window.
TTGAAGAGGATCTCGGCGATTGGCAGGATTGGCCAGAACCATATCGCTATCTTTTTTTGCTAGAAATGTTAAATGGTGAATTTTTAAATGGTGGCCTTGGACAATATTTCTTTAATCAAAGTAATGAAGATATATTGGCTATGTATGATGCGTTGGAAAAATCTGGGCTGGTTGACTTAAAGGCCTATATTGGTGCGGCAGATGAGCTTTATGAACAATCACGTCAAAAAATAAGCAATTTTGATGTAAGGCGTGGCAATGATACTTTATCGCTTTATAGCGAGTTAATGAAGACGCCACCATTTTCTAATTTTGATGAAGACATGGATTTTGAAGGCTTTGTGAATAGGCTTAAAGATGCAATGACAGTCATTGCCCGTAACCATAATATTCTTCCGCGTTGATAATATTTTGCATTTTGGTTGGGGGGCGGTTGGTATCGTGTGAAAATTTGAAAATTCCATGTAAGGACGAAAGAGGTGCACATTGAAAATTTTTAAAATCTTAACAAGTTTGCTTGCTGGCGCAGTCATTATAAGTGGCGTCAATACCACTGCAATAGCCAAAGAATGCACCGTCTATTTTGATCCCAAAGGCGATGCCATTACCTTTGATGATCTAAAATATATTAGCCTTGATGAGGTGTTAAATTTTAAGTTCCTCTTTTTAATCTGGGACATGCATGGTTATCATGTAAATCCTAGTTTTTACGATAGCAGAAAGACGCCCGTTGAAGAAATATTGGCTTTTCCTGACGATGTACAAGACCTTTATTGGTTGTTTGTTTTCTTGCGTTATCAAACCGTGGTCAATTATTTTCAAAGTAATGATTCAGATTTTGCCCCCTATATTGGGCGCGCATTACGGCGGCAAAATATGAGTGACGCAGCACGCCAATTCCAGTCGGCTATGGAGGCTTTTGGCGGCCGTTATCAAAAATTTAATCCGTCAGAAAAAACCATTAAGCATTTTATTATTCCGGCAACACAAGCTGAACTTGATCAGGCCTTTTTAAAAAAATTAGATGCTATGATGGGCGAGGGTGACCCAGATGGTTATAAGAAAATGCAGTTAGACCAACGTAAGCAAGACAGAAAATTATTAGGTGGTGGCCCTGAAAAAGATACATTGGGCTATGCAGCGCTTTATGCAACGCATCCTGATGTCTTACAAGCGAAAGATAAGTTAAGGGATTTTCCAAAGCCCATCGCTATTTTTAAAGCATTGCGCGACAATATTTGCCAAAATGACCAGCTTCACGATTGGTACAAAGACATTGTTCAATCGATGACAGAAAAGGATCGCATGAATATTTTGGCTGAAAATTTATTTCTTCTTCAAGATAGGTTTGGCGCGAGAGAAAATTGGCCAAGTGTTTATCGAGATATTTTTGCACTCAATTTATTTTCAGCACAATTTTCAAATGGCGGATTTTACCAATATTTTGATCATAATCCAAATGAAGTTCCAGCATTGCTTGAAGCGTTTAAAAGGTCAAATTTACAAAATCTTGAAGCTGATTTGCAAAAAGCAAAATCCTTATTTGAAATGGTAAATAAGCTTTCTCCTAACGAGTTAGAAAATGGTAATCCTTTAGATGATTTTGAGGATAAGCTCGATTTTACTAAAATTCTTGACGAAGTTGGTGGTGCGATGCTGAAGCTAGCAAAAGAAAATGACATTCTACCTCAATAATTCTATCGCTTATAAGCGTTTTAATTATTGGGCAATTATGCGGCTTTCATTTGCAACTTTAGCCAATTGGTTGATTGCTTGTTCTAAACTGAGCACATTGGTGTAACCAATAATTAAGCCATATTTATCTGGTTCACCTTTATACCAATGAGATAGGGGTGATACCTTTAACCCGTGTTGCTGCCATAATTGCGCTAGCTCTTGATCTTTGCTGCCTCGTTTAAGGTAAGCAATTATGTGCATGCCACCATCGGTTAATTCTATATTCAATATATCACCTAAAACTTGCTTTAATGCAGCCTCCATAATAACGCGGCGTTGTTGATAAAGCGTACGCATTTTTTTAATATGGCGATAAAAATGGCCTTCACTCATAAATAAAGAAAGTGCTTTTTGGGTAAAAAGCGGCATACCACTTTCATAGATGTTACCAATTTGCATAAATAGCTTTATTGTTTCTTTCGGCATAACGATATAACCAGCTCGCAAGGCAGGCATTATGGTTTTGCTAAAGGAACCAGTATAAATAACTCTATCATGGGCATCGATACTCTTTAATGCGCTAATTACTTTTCGTTTAAAGTGAAATTCGCCATCATAGTCATCTTCAATAATCCAACTTTTATTATTGCAAGCCCATTCTAATAGTCGCTGTTTTCGTGGTAAAGACATTGAAACAGTTGTTGGGCTTTGATGGGTCGGTGTGACAATCGCAAATTTTGCATCACTATGATGCTTTAATAGATAGTCTGTGTTTAGCCCCTTATCATCAATTGGAATATAATGAAGTTTTGGGATAATAAGGTCGAGGAATTGGGCCGCAATAAAATATCCCGGATTTTCAAAAAGAACCGTATCATTAGGTGTGGATAGTACCGCAAAAATAAGCCGCAAGCTGGCGCGGTAACCACTTGTTATAAAAATTTGCTCAGGCGAGCAATTAAGCCCGCGAGAGATATTAAGATAGCTGGCAATATTTTCACGTAATGGCTGATAGCCCATAAAAGGTGGCATGATAAGATCATTTTCATCCATATTACGGGCAGCTTTTTTTAAAGTTAAAAGCCATTTTTTATAAGGAAAGCTTTCAAGGGCTGGAATACCAAGGCGCAAATGCTTGGGCTGTGCGTTGCTTTTTTGTGCAAATTCACTCTTTGCGCCATTAGTGTTGCTATTTAAAACAACTTCAATGTTAAGTTCTGGGTTCACATAGGTGCCTTTAGCGCCTTGGCTTACCAAATAGCCTTCCCCAACAAGTATTTCATAAGCTGATGCTACAGTTTTACGCGCGACATTCAATTCACTTGCTAAAACTCTAATCGATGGTACGCGATCGCCCGCTTTAAGATTGCCAATACTGATTTCATTTCGGTACCGCTCATAAATGCTTTTGTAGCCCAAAATCATGTCCTACCTTTTTTTGTTTATTTTGGCTCTTTCTAATATGACTTAGCAGTTTAAATTGTGCAACTCAATTTAGCTTAAACCGGAGAAATTATGGAAATAACGCATTACAGCACACCAAGCGAAATATTGCAGTGCTTTGATCTAATGGCGATGTTGCGTCCAAAACTATTAAGCAAAGAAGCCTTTATAGTGCAGGTGCAACGTCAACAGCAGCAAGGCTATGCATTGCTGGGAGTTACTAACGCTACCATGCCGCTCGCATTAGCTGGATATCGTTGTATGGAAAATTTTATCCATGGTCGATTTTGTTATGTCGATGATCTTATCACCCATCCAACTGTACGCGGGCAGGGATATGCAAAAAATCTACTCGATAGTTTGGGTAAATTGGCCTTTGAAAAAGGGTGTCAGCGTATGGTGCTTGATACTGGATTGTCGAATAAAACAGCGCAAAAATTTTACCAACAGGTGGGCTATACAACCACTGGTTATCATTTATATCGCGATTTATATTAAAGGAAAAATTATGAGATTACTTCATATTAAGGTGAGCCAAGATTTAGAAGGATCTTCATCTCGCAAAGCATCAGCGTATTTGGTGGATAAACTAAAGGCTTTACACCCCGATATTTCGGAAACAATTATTGATTTAGCCCAAAATCCACTGCCGCACTTAGATAGTGCAATGATAACGGCCATTTTTACCAAACCTGAACTGCGTAACGAGGCGCAGTGGGAGCTGCTAAAAAAATCAGATGAATTG
Protein-coding sequences here:
- a CDS encoding PLP-dependent aminotransferase family protein, whose translation is MILGYKSIYERYRNEISIGNLKAGDRVPSIRVLASELNVARKTVASAYEILVGEGYLVSQGAKGTYVNPELNIEVVLNSNTNGAKSEFAQKSNAQPKHLRLGIPALESFPYKKWLLTLKKAARNMDENDLIMPPFMGYQPLRENIASYLNISRGLNCSPEQIFITSGYRASLRLIFAVLSTPNDTVLFENPGYFIAAQFLDLIIPKLHYIPIDDKGLNTDYLLKHHSDAKFAIVTPTHQSPTTVSMSLPRKQRLLEWACNNKSWIIEDDYDGEFHFKRKVISALKSIDAHDRVIYTGSFSKTIMPALRAGYIVMPKETIKLFMQIGNIYESGMPLFTQKALSLFMSEGHFYRHIKKMRTLYQQRRVIMEAALKQVLGDILNIELTDGGMHIIAYLKRGSKDQELAQLWQQHGLKVSPLSHWYKGEPDKYGLIIGYTNVLSLEQAINQLAKVANESRIIAQ
- a CDS encoding GNAT family N-acetyltransferase, with amino-acid sequence MEITHYSTPSEILQCFDLMAMLRPKLLSKEAFIVQVQRQQQQGYALLGVTNATMPLALAGYRCMENFIHGRFCYVDDLITHPTVRGQGYAKNLLDSLGKLAFEKGCQRMVLDTGLSNKTAQKFYQQVGYTTTGYHLYRDLY